One Capsicum annuum cultivar UCD-10X-F1 chromosome 2, UCD10Xv1.1, whole genome shotgun sequence genomic window carries:
- the LOC107861251 gene encoding uncharacterized protein LOC107861251: protein MNNRRISKHPFDLYCWFFQVVAVLCLTSIVIWLCLVPKNPIFTIVDFSFLFFNIKNSSLHSDNNSVILNLEIFNPNKVVLAEIQKLAEIIPLCPKLVISTKRKGLWSVYGNIRRVSFLW, encoded by the exons ATGAATAATCGAAGGATATCCAAACATCCTTTCGATCTCTACTGTTGGTTCTTCCAAGTTGTAGCTGTCTTATGTTTGACCTCTATCGTCATATGGCTTTGCTTAGTTCCAAAAAATCCAATTTTCACTATCGTCGATTTCTCCTTTCTCTTCTTCAACATCAAGAATTCTTCTCTTCACAGTGACAACAATTCAGTAATTCTAAACCTTGAAATTTTCAATCCCAACAAAG TTGTTCTGGCTGAGATACAAAAATTAGCTGAGATTATTCCATTGTGTCCCAAGCTTGTAATTTCTACGAAAAGAAAG ggaCTGTGGTCTGTATATGGTAACATACGCagagtgtctttcttatggtAA
- the LOC107861250 gene encoding NDR1/HIN1-like protein 26, translated as MYPTKMDNTNELPVYANQDHPVRRHHSARYYARHIKESLTTRVSKLVCTIFLTLLSILGIIAFILWLGLRPHRPRIFLHDFSIPAISQGIGPESAQINFNVTARNSNQVMGIFYDAMQVTAIYQDQSIGISQLLTPFYQLPKNTTVLAGTFSGPMVTVTGTQWQQMLDDRSRGTVVLRLELTARIRFKIWSWKSKHHRMHANCPVGVGQDGMILAGYIDKRCPEYFN; from the coding sequence ATGTATCCTACGAAAATGGATAACACGAACGAGTTACCTGTTTATGCAAATCAAGACCACCCCGTAAGAAGGCACCACTCGGCTCGATACTATGCTCGCCATATTAAAGAGAGTCTAACTACTAGAGTCTCCAAACTAGTTTGTACAATTTTCTTAACCCTTCTTTCTATTCTTGGAATCATCGCGTTTATTTTATGGCTAGGTTTGCGCCCTCATCGTCCAAGAATTTTTCTACATGACTTCTCAATTCCAGCTATAAGTCAGGGAATTGGACCTGAAAGTGCTCAAATTAACTTTAACGTGACAGCACGTAATTCAAATCAAGTTATGGGGATTTTTTATGATGCAATGCAGGTGACAGCCATTTATCAAGACCAAAGTATTGGGATTTCCCAATTGTTGACTCCATTTTATCAATTGCCCAAAAATACAACAGTTCTTGCTGGTACATTTTCTGGCCCCATGGTGACGGTGACTGGAACACAGTGGCAGCAAATGCTCGATGACCGGTCTCGTGGAACGGTGGTTTTACGGCTAGAATTAACCGCAAGGATTCGATTTAAGATATGGTCATGGAAAAGCAAACATCATAGGATGCATGCTAATTGTCCTGTGGGAGTAGGACAAGATGGTATGATCTTGGCTGGGTACATAGATAAGAGATGTCCAGAATATTTCAATTAG